AATAAACAACATATTAGGTCAAGATTCATGTCTATCCAGCTCAAAAGTCTCCTCAGGAacatatctttctatttattacATACACATGAAaacgcacacacatacatttatttaaCTGCTGAGCAATCAGTGTTTATTTCATTTcaagatatgggttcaattctcTGCAACCACTCTCACTCATTGTCAAAGGGAAGTACTGaatacagaaaactaaaaatgatttttttttttttaaaaggcatgttGAAATGTATTAGAATCAGAacctgtaccaaaaaaaaaaattaaaatataacctGAAACTGTTCAAGTTCAGAAAGGCTACTAGTCAAGTCCTTTtctcttgccaggagaatgccATCATCAGAGGGCTCTGGGTCACCAGCCAGGGAGGGtgggaagaaagaaacagaagcagcAACAAATCCTTCACCAGAGGGGCCGCGACACACCATCCCCACCATGGATGCAGCCGGGAGGAATTAAAGATCTCGGGAGAGCGAATGCTGGCAGACAGCCCCCATGGGCAGCCGGGGCCTTCACACCAAAGGCCAGTCTGAGTAGTCAAAAGGCAGCAGGGAGCGAAGCCAGCAAAGAACACCAGCCGGAAGAGACTTCTGCCACCCAGCAGACCCATGGCAACCCACCACTGGTGCTCAGATCCCAGGGGTAAAGACAGCCCAGTGCTCCCAACTAATGAGAGATTGGAGCTGGGCGTTAAGAGGCTGAAAACCCGTAGGTTTAGTAAACACAGCCCAGCATCGGCATCCCTCCATGGCCTGATCGGAGCTGCCAACAAGGGGTAAGGCAGGAGAGGGAAAACGAAGCATTTTGATCCCTGGCTACTAGAGAGCGCCCGCACCTCTGTGGGTACTGTGTACAAGGGGCTGGAGAAGGAAGGCCCCCCCATTCAGAGAGCACCCATCCCTGCGGGCCGGTTAAAGCTGCTTCTGGCTTATGAACAGCCTGACAAAATGACACGAAGCAAAGGGAAAACTAGGAGGGAGACAAGCCCTTAGACAGAGAAAAGAACCTCCTGGAGGGAAGCTGGGCAGTGTCGGCCCTGTTGGGATGGCATCCGTGGAGCCCCTGAGTCTGAAGGGAGCAACTGGGGACAGGGGCGGTGGGTTGGTGGGGAGGGACTTAACGGTTCTTCTGGAACAGTACCAACGAGGGGGGAGGCGCTGGTGAGGGGACGGGCAGGTCTGGAACTCACGGAaggtggagaggggaggaagcAGGCCCTCggtgtcccctccccacctgACCCAGGCCTGGTGAGTGCCAGCTGCCCCAGCCGGCCCTAGTGGCGGCTGGAGACCAGACCTTTCACTTTGGACATCTTCTTAGTGGGCTGCCTCTGCTCAGCGTGAGGGGGACACTCTCGTTCGGCCAATTGCTGTTCCATCTCCTGAGCAGAGGAGGACGCGGTAGCTTTGAGGGTCTTCTTAATGTTGGTAACCTCAGCCTCTACCTGCTGCTGAGTTTGGCTGTGGTTCTCCTTGTACTGGTTGGCTCTCAGAACTTGCTGCTCGATGCCCAGCAGGACTGCCTCGCAGCCATCACACCATTCATGCAAGGTCTTGACAATATTATTGATATCTTTCTTTCGGATATCACGGCCAATGCAGAAATCCACTTCCAGCAGCTGGTTTCGCTGGTCCAGCTTGCCCTGGATGATGTCAGTGTAGACTGCCTCGATGATGAGGTCCTCCAGTTCCCGGAGGTTCCGCATCTCCAGGTCCTTCAGTAGCACGGAGTAGGGGATACACTTCATCCTCGATGCCAAAAGCTCACGATGGTAAGGTGTTTCAGCTTGTTCTGCTGAGCTGTGCTCAGTTCTGGCAGGCTCTCCTTGTTGGCTATGTAATCTGGGTATGTTCCATAGGCAAACAGGTTCAGCAACTGCAAATAAGCTGCATTTGCTCCTTCTGCAAGCTCCTACACATTGGCCAGCTCCAGcagttctccaaagacatactCCAGGAGCCTCCAAAACTTGGTTTATGAGAGCAGTGAGGGCTGAACCACTGGTACCTTGGGCTAGTAAGATAAACTGTTCCAGGAGGTTACTTGAGGGCTTCTGTTCACCTGCCATTCTCTGGCCTTGAGATCTGTCCTCGGCCGCCTCTCTGTCCTCTCGGTCGCTGGCTTGGCCTCCCGGCGCCTGCCCGCAGGTTGTCAAGCGTCCATGATCGGCCCGGCGTCCGACCactaaaaatgatttttacatAGTGGAACCCAAACTGGCACGATTTGCGTTCTGATGCCATTCTTTACCAGGCATGCTATAGAACATACTTGCAAACCTATCCATCTACAATACTCAGGATGTCCAGCTATtgctcagttcggttcagttcag
This is a stretch of genomic DNA from Dama dama isolate Ldn47 chromosome 18, ASM3311817v1, whole genome shotgun sequence. It encodes these proteins:
- the LOC133072758 gene encoding COP9 signalosome complex subunit 7b-like, with the translated sequence MAGEQKPSSNLLEQFILLAQGTSGSALTALINQVLEAPGVCLWRTAGAGQCVGACRRSKCSLFAVAEPVCLWNIPRLHSQQGEPARTEHSSAEQAETPYHRELLASRMKCIPYSVLLKDLEMRNLRELEDLIIEAVYTDIIQGKLDQRNQLLEVDFCIGRDIRKKDINNIVKTLHEWCDGCEAVLLGIEQQVLRANQYKENHSQTQQQVEAEVTNIKKTLKATASSSAQEMEQQLAERECPPHAEQRQPTKKMSKVKGLVSSRH